The following coding sequences lie in one Vanacampus margaritifer isolate UIUO_Vmar chromosome 16, RoL_Vmar_1.0, whole genome shotgun sequence genomic window:
- the bhlha9 gene encoding class A basic helix-loop-helix protein 9 yields MSCSSIAESEFSEEELDLSALDQSKDEGSPKTSFQDSQSSTSSLSNLEEGQTKKRNRPVRSKARRVAANVRERKRIMDYNQAFNALRVALNHDLSGKRLSKIATLQRAINRISALSVFLSTNVPSKPCTHRECNRSLLRSAAMAASRLEPTRATIPRLEHQSYAPWHSSISHQMQSQEGPHMHRLAVEPHVYMDNGVLSCPPSPHYPCHPTEAKIYAGHGHCSSPHEHAPSPLLYSQVGEGLGHQPGMWGSCTQGYIDAFVEPSPALEHPWQMNYLQEHEHDLSTGSDVM; encoded by the coding sequence ATGAGCTGCAGCAGCATTGCAGAGTCTGAGTTTTCAGAAGAAGAGTTGGACCTTAGTGCACTTGATCAATCCAAAGACGAAGGAAGTCCTAAGACCTCATTTCAAGACAGCCAGAGCTCAACGAGCAGCCTAAGCAACCTAGAGGAGGGCCAAACCAAAAAGCGGAATAGACCAGTCCGCTCCAAAGCTCGACGGGTGGCAGCAAACGTCCGTGAGAGAAAACGCATCATGGACTACAACCAGGCCTTCAATGCTCTACGAGTTGCTTTGAATCATGACCTCAGTGGCAAACGACTCTCAAAGATCGCCACGCTGCAAAGGGCCATCAATCGCATCTCTGCTCTGTCTGTCTTCCTGAGCACGAACGTTCCCAGCAAGCCTTGCACCCATCGGGAGTGCAACAGGTCACTGTTGAGGTCGGCGGCGATGGCAGCATCTCGACTTGAGCCGACCAGGGCTACGATCCCTCGTCTGGAACATCAGAGTTACGCTCCTTGGCATTCGTCCATCTCCCACCAGATGCAGTCGCAAGAGGGCCCTCACATGCACAGGCTGGCTGTTGAGCCACACGTCTACATGGATAACGGAGTGTTGTCATGTCCCCCTTCACCGCACTACCCTTGTCACCCTACGGAGGCAAAGATTTACGCCGGACATGGCCACTGTAGTAGCCCTCATGAGCATGCGCCGAGCCCACTGCTATACTCTCAAGTGGGTGAGGGGTTGGGGCATCAGCCCGGAATGTGGGGATCCTGCACTCAAGGGTACATAGACGCTTTTGTGGAGCCGTCTCCAGCATTAGAACATCCCTGGCAGATGAACTATTTACAAGAGCATGAGCACGACCTTTCTACAGGCTCAGACGTAATGTAA